A genomic window from Denticeps clupeoides chromosome 11, fDenClu1.1, whole genome shotgun sequence includes:
- the dok2 gene encoding docking protein 2 isoform X1 → MKVQQNDESTQEVGSSVVVCVTPRCLADSVGRGDGELTGDMEGDIGKRGLLYLQQQRFGKKWRKVWSVLYRESACSISRLEFFECKDGTSTLEKPPRKQDNKKVIKLSDCIRVSEVVIEGCPRDCGPFLVETTEKMFIFAAENAEVEDWTQKLCEIAFPMSWGERAVDPRRSSPPGAQREAEGVSMENNCLYAGRQSGKRSVAKDYKVMVRHSEVADKCGLKGAYLIRTDFESIVLREPRTGEVLYTWPYRYLRRFGRDKTTFSFEAGRRCESGEGNLEFETKHGNAIFKAVEAAINVQRSTMTSRHNSGGALSQEKETPANPPAVVQDPAVYSLVPNKSVKSGPSALHSQRSHLEAPVDKLLTGVKSLNLDARPMPRKSQVKNFNSCPLAGTKDQTYSQITLTDAEHGDQAEHAAPSTLRDPDPDYSLPFDSIATNIMVDLLHTSRPGPVGEKSPEPLYDSIDEMAVRTVVKVKRPEGRAKGGYAKAEHIYDEPEGCAMAPAAPPSYYDSPEEVKGNAWKKMGEATDPSGHEYPYNPNADDYAVPNRPRRAVPADYDDGSPYDNVKMKVA, encoded by the exons ATGAAAGTGCAGCAGAACGACGAGAGCACACAGGAAGTCGGGAGCTCGGTGGTTGTTTGCGTCACACCGAGATGTCTCGCTGACTCGGTCGGACGTGGAGACGGAGAGCTGACCGGAGACATGGAGGGGGACATCGGGAAGAGGGGGCTGCTGTACCTGCAGCAGCAAAGGTTCGGCAAG AAATGGAGAAAGGTCTGGTCTGTCCTGTACAGAGAGAGCGCCTGTTCCATCTCGCGGCTGGAATTCTTTGAGTGCAAGGATGGGACGAGCACCCTGGAGAAGCCGCCTCGCAAGCAGGACAACAAGAAG GTGATAAAGCTAAGCGACTGCATCCGTGTGTCGGAAGTGGTTATCGAGGGCTGTCCACGCGACTGTGGGCCTTTCCTGGTAGAGACCACAGAGAAAATGTTCATCTTTGCTGCGGAGAATGCCGAGGTGGAGGACTGGACTCAGAAACTCTGTGAAATCGCCTTTCCT ATGAGCTGGGGCGAGCGTGCCGTGGATCCGAGGCGAAGCAGCCCGCCCGGAGCACAGCGGGAGGCCGAAGGGGTCAGCATGGAGAACAACTGCCTGTACGCCGGCAGACAGAGCGGTAAGAGAAGCG TGGCGAAGGACTACAAAGTGATGGTGAGACATTCCGAGGTGGCAGACAAATGTGGCCTGAAGGGCGCCTACCTGATTCGGACCGACTTCGAAAGCATCGTGCTGAGGGAGCCCAGAACCGGAGAGGTGCTTTACACGTGGCCCTACCGCTACCTGCGGAGGTTCGGCCGCGACAAG ACAACCTTCTCCTTTGAAGCGGGACGGAGGTGCGAGTCGGGCGAAGGCAACTTGGAATTTGAGACGAAACACGGCAACGCCATCTTCAAGGCGGTGGAGGCGGCCATCAATGTTCAAAGGTCCACCATGACTTCCAGACACAACTCAGGGGGGGCTTTGTCCCAGGAGAAGGAGACACCTGCGAACCCGCCAGCCGTGGTGCAGGACCCTGCTGTGTACAGCTTGGTGCCTAATAAATCTGTCAAATCTGGACCTTCAGCCCTCCACAGCCAACGGTCCCACCTTGAGGCTCCAGTTGACAAGCTCCTTACAGGGGTCAAGAGCCTGAACCTGGACGCCAGGCCCATGCCCAGAAAGAGCCAGGTCAAGAACTTCAACAGCTGTCCGTTGGCGGGAACCAAGGACCAAACGTACTCACAGATCACCCTGACTGACGCGGAACATGGGGACCAGGCGGAGCACGCTGCCCCGTCCACTCTGCGGGACCCTGACCCGGACTATTCACTTCCGTTTGACTCCATTGCCACGAACATCATGGTAGATCTCCTGCACACATCAAGGCCAGGCCCGGTCGGGGAGAAGTCCCCAGAGCCGCTGTATGACTCCATCGACGAAATGGCGGTTAGGACGGTGGTCAAAGTGAAGAGGCCAGAGGGCCGAGCGAAGGGCGGCTACGCCAAGGCGGAGCACATATACGACGAGCCCGAGGGCTGCGCCATGGCGCCGGCCGCGCCACCGTCATACTACGACAGCCCGGAGGAGGTGAAGGGCAACGCCTGGAAGAAGATGGGGGAGGCCACGGACCCGAGCGGCCACGAGTATCCCTACAATCCCAACGCTGACGACTACGCCGTCCCCAACCGGCCGCGGCGAGCCGTCCCTGCGGATTACGATGACGGCTCGCCCTACGACAACGTCAAGATGAAAGTCGCTTGA
- the dok2 gene encoding docking protein 2 isoform X2 translates to MKVQQNDESTQEVGSSVVVCVTPRCLADSVGRGDGELTGDMEGDIGKRGLLYLQQQRFGKKWRKVWSVLYRESACSISRLEFFECKDGTSTLEKPPRKQDNKKVIKLSDCIRVSEVVIEGCPRDCGPFLVETTEKMFIFAAENAEVEDWTQKLCEIAFPMSWGERAVDPRRSSPPGAQREAEGVSMENNCLYAGRQSVAKDYKVMVRHSEVADKCGLKGAYLIRTDFESIVLREPRTGEVLYTWPYRYLRRFGRDKTTFSFEAGRRCESGEGNLEFETKHGNAIFKAVEAAINVQRSTMTSRHNSGGALSQEKETPANPPAVVQDPAVYSLVPNKSVKSGPSALHSQRSHLEAPVDKLLTGVKSLNLDARPMPRKSQVKNFNSCPLAGTKDQTYSQITLTDAEHGDQAEHAAPSTLRDPDPDYSLPFDSIATNIMVDLLHTSRPGPVGEKSPEPLYDSIDEMAVRTVVKVKRPEGRAKGGYAKAEHIYDEPEGCAMAPAAPPSYYDSPEEVKGNAWKKMGEATDPSGHEYPYNPNADDYAVPNRPRRAVPADYDDGSPYDNVKMKVA, encoded by the exons ATGAAAGTGCAGCAGAACGACGAGAGCACACAGGAAGTCGGGAGCTCGGTGGTTGTTTGCGTCACACCGAGATGTCTCGCTGACTCGGTCGGACGTGGAGACGGAGAGCTGACCGGAGACATGGAGGGGGACATCGGGAAGAGGGGGCTGCTGTACCTGCAGCAGCAAAGGTTCGGCAAG AAATGGAGAAAGGTCTGGTCTGTCCTGTACAGAGAGAGCGCCTGTTCCATCTCGCGGCTGGAATTCTTTGAGTGCAAGGATGGGACGAGCACCCTGGAGAAGCCGCCTCGCAAGCAGGACAACAAGAAG GTGATAAAGCTAAGCGACTGCATCCGTGTGTCGGAAGTGGTTATCGAGGGCTGTCCACGCGACTGTGGGCCTTTCCTGGTAGAGACCACAGAGAAAATGTTCATCTTTGCTGCGGAGAATGCCGAGGTGGAGGACTGGACTCAGAAACTCTGTGAAATCGCCTTTCCT ATGAGCTGGGGCGAGCGTGCCGTGGATCCGAGGCGAAGCAGCCCGCCCGGAGCACAGCGGGAGGCCGAAGGGGTCAGCATGGAGAACAACTGCCTGTACGCCGGCAGACAGAGCG TGGCGAAGGACTACAAAGTGATGGTGAGACATTCCGAGGTGGCAGACAAATGTGGCCTGAAGGGCGCCTACCTGATTCGGACCGACTTCGAAAGCATCGTGCTGAGGGAGCCCAGAACCGGAGAGGTGCTTTACACGTGGCCCTACCGCTACCTGCGGAGGTTCGGCCGCGACAAG ACAACCTTCTCCTTTGAAGCGGGACGGAGGTGCGAGTCGGGCGAAGGCAACTTGGAATTTGAGACGAAACACGGCAACGCCATCTTCAAGGCGGTGGAGGCGGCCATCAATGTTCAAAGGTCCACCATGACTTCCAGACACAACTCAGGGGGGGCTTTGTCCCAGGAGAAGGAGACACCTGCGAACCCGCCAGCCGTGGTGCAGGACCCTGCTGTGTACAGCTTGGTGCCTAATAAATCTGTCAAATCTGGACCTTCAGCCCTCCACAGCCAACGGTCCCACCTTGAGGCTCCAGTTGACAAGCTCCTTACAGGGGTCAAGAGCCTGAACCTGGACGCCAGGCCCATGCCCAGAAAGAGCCAGGTCAAGAACTTCAACAGCTGTCCGTTGGCGGGAACCAAGGACCAAACGTACTCACAGATCACCCTGACTGACGCGGAACATGGGGACCAGGCGGAGCACGCTGCCCCGTCCACTCTGCGGGACCCTGACCCGGACTATTCACTTCCGTTTGACTCCATTGCCACGAACATCATGGTAGATCTCCTGCACACATCAAGGCCAGGCCCGGTCGGGGAGAAGTCCCCAGAGCCGCTGTATGACTCCATCGACGAAATGGCGGTTAGGACGGTGGTCAAAGTGAAGAGGCCAGAGGGCCGAGCGAAGGGCGGCTACGCCAAGGCGGAGCACATATACGACGAGCCCGAGGGCTGCGCCATGGCGCCGGCCGCGCCACCGTCATACTACGACAGCCCGGAGGAGGTGAAGGGCAACGCCTGGAAGAAGATGGGGGAGGCCACGGACCCGAGCGGCCACGAGTATCCCTACAATCCCAACGCTGACGACTACGCCGTCCCCAACCGGCCGCGGCGAGCCGTCCCTGCGGATTACGATGACGGCTCGCCCTACGACAACGTCAAGATGAAAGTCGCTTGA